Below is a window of Ahaetulla prasina isolate Xishuangbanna chromosome 1, ASM2864084v1, whole genome shotgun sequence DNA.
AAGAGAAAAGGATAGGTGAAATATGATCCATCTTTTTCATTAATCCTTTCCTACCTTAAACAATCCTGGAGATCTTCTGGAATGGAAAGGGGATAACAGAAAACTGCAATAAGTAAGAGGGGGCTGAAAATTAGCAGCTATCTTACTTTACATAGCGCTTTATGCTAAGTTCAACCTACCAGtggaaattatttaaattattttacaataaggaaaagaaaatgagcCATACTTCTTTTACATAGTCCTGTTCAGAAACATCAGAAATAGAAAATGATGAGATTTGCTGCTATAGTTAGTCATagtagaaaattatttttattattgattttaatatcATCATATAGTTTgtggcacattttttttttcttaaagcacAGGGAAGTTACTTTTTATTAGATGAAGGAACTCATAGAGAGTATGGAGGGTTACCttgatcaggattttttttttcaaggtgaCCTCTACATCATACTGCGTCTTCGGTGATAGAAGAGACTTGATTACTGCCTTCCacttagaacagggctgtcaaactcccagcccatgggccggatgcatcatgtgctcgCCATGCttcacctggtttagcgaagaagGAAAAATCTCAATGCATCATGtaacgccatgagtttgacacccctggcttagaattcTCCACgcctccaaatacaacaaaataccttatgccaccagacttgaaatcctgggtttagaaaatttggaactccgccgccttcaacatgacttgagtttaactcatagaatcatctattgcaatgtccttcctgttgaagactacttcagcttcaattgcaacaatacacgagcacacaatagatttaagcttaatgttaaccactccaatcttgattgcagaaaatatgacttctgtaacagagttgttaacgcttggaacacactacctgactctgtggtctcttctcaaaatccccaaatcttcaaccaaaaactgtctactattgacctcaccccattcctaagcggtctgtaagaggcgtgcataagagcaaaaacgtgcctaccgttcctgtcctattgttttccttcgttatatccaattaatatagttattacatactcatactcatatatatgcttatgtgttgtatagttgtttcatgcttatgcttatatatactgtgtgacaaaataaataatataaatagaaataaatagaataatagggttgggagaaaccttggaagtcttctagtctaatccactgcttaagcaggagaccctagaccattcgtTTTATGATTCTACCATTTGTTCTGTATAAATTCTTGATTTTGAGCTGTCCAGGGTTTGGTATAAGATAGAAggttatataaatgtttaaaataaataaattgttaaagATTTTGATTCTTGGAGGAATGAATAACTTCCTATGATTACAAGATACATTCTGGGGATTCAGTTAAGTGGCAACTACAGGCAGTAGTTATACATTTCTGCATCTAATACTTGTCTCAATTTCAGATAAAATACTATGGTTTTTCTTAATGCCTCCAAGCATGTCATTGATTGTTCTGAATTTGGAAATGAATCCTGTCCTGAAAATCCATGGCCTGCAGGTATCCAAGGGGCCATGTATCTATCTCTAAGTGGAATTATCATCACCACAGTCTTCGGCAATATGGCTATCATCATCTCAATCACCTATTTCAGACAGCTGCATTCCCCAACTAACTTCCTCATCCTTTCCATGGCCATCACCGATTTCCTCCTTGGCTTCTTCATTATGCCCTACAGCATGGTTAGATCAGTGGAACGCTGTTGGCGTTTTGGAATGACCTTCTGCAAGATCCACTACAGTTTTGACTTGATGCTCTGCTTGGTGTCTATTTTTCACCTTTGCTCAATTGCAGTAGATCGATTCTACGCCATCTGCTATCCCCTTCATTATTCACACAAAATTACAGTCCCTAGAATCAGGCAATTAATTCTCGTTTGCTGGTCAGTGCCATCTTCTTTTGCTTTCGGGTTGGGTTTTTCTGAAGCATATGCTTCTGGCATTGATATTTATGAGATTTTGGTTGCGTGTTCTAGTTCTTGTCCAATAATATTCAATAAACTTTGGGGAACTGTTCTGTTTTCATTTGGTTTTTTCATTCCTGCCTCTGTCATAATTGGAATTTATATAAAAATCTTTGCTGTGTCTAAAAAACATCTGAGGATCATGAAAAGTTCAGGCAACAAAAATTCTAACCAGCTTTCTAAAAGCACAGACAGAAAAGCTGCTAAGACCTTAAGTATTGTGATAGGGGTTTACTTCTTCTGTTGGTTTCCATGTCTTATCACAATTTTAATTGACCCTTTTTTAGATTTTTCAACTCCCGCTGTGCTGTTTGATGGCCTCAATTGGCTTGGTTACTTCAACTCCAGCTGTAACCCATTAATATATGGCTTTTTTTACCCATGGTTTCGAAAAGCACTTAGATACGTCCTCTCAGGAAAGATATTCCAACATTTCTCCACTGCTAatctttttcctgaaaataaatgaatgaatgaatgaataaataaataaatattttattcatcAAACTAAGGCaatcagtgttttgttttgtttcttaactTAAAATGGTAGCCTTTGCGCAAGGACAGAAAACGGTCTATAAACCCAAGACCCAGCTTCTTAAATGTCATATGGATGGAAGAAATGTGGTAGAAGCCAGAGTTGTGTCATCAATGAAAGAGAAGTGATGGTGGTGAGAAGTGTTTTTGCAGGAAGCTTTGGCAATGGTCCAGCTGGTACTTCAGGAAGCACTGAACATTCTACAGTCTATATATACTCTTGGAAGTGAAACTATATAAATTAGGAAGATACTACACATGCAATTTCATCCACACTGTCCTGCAATCCTATATTTAATAACTGGTTTAAAATATAAGTCTGTTAAAAAAAATCGTATCTTTTCTCTAAGGCTGGTAGTGTTAGAGGCTTTATATTAATGGGTTGGATCCACAGTATCAAGAGAAAACTGAAAAGGGCAGTTTTTGTGAAATGATGAGGTGGGCCATATCTGGCATAAAAGAAGATGACATTTTTCCCTGAAAGATGGTGTACGTTTCACAAGAGGGTCAGCCTTCAGATGACAACTTCTTCCATCCCAGCAACAGAATAAAAAGTTGCAAGGGACATTTCAAAGAGAATTTATGATAACAGATATGAGAATCTCCTCCAAATCACCTTCCAGTTATCTTCCATAAATAAGTATCAAGAACACTTCGGTCTTACATGCATTTCAGCAGGATATGCAGGAAACTTCCAGAATCCATGTTATTTAAACTGGAAGCAGTAATTTCTAACAAGAGGCTATTTTCCCACAAGGTtctgaaataaaatcataaatttTAATCCCTCTATatgccaaaaatatttaaaaacatactTGTGTACATGATTAATAAGGAACAATGCTCTTTTGTTTAAAAATTCTTTAATCTTTGTTAATCAAAATCTttgcaaacttttaaaaacagtatttttaatttttattttaagaattatAAAAGGAGTTTATACTTGTTTCTTCGTAACAAGCAAGAATTAATAGTAATAGAGTCATTTGCAGCAATGTGAAGTAAACTGGTTCAGTCTTCAATAATCTTTTACATGGCATAATGCAATGCTACACACACAAACTTACTGGATGCTTAAAATGAAGAGCTAAGGTGTATATAATATGCTTAATGACAATAACAATTGAAAAACAAGGAAGCTCAACCATGAATCTGTTGAGAAACCATCTTATTTTAAGTATCTTAGAAATTTAAatatctgttctgacctaggcttcctgagacagtaaaaagcacaagagtagtcccaaaaaccctctttttatttcaacacctgtgaattatgttcatccacagcccataatgagtcacaaatagtttgtaaagagtccgagagaagtctgccacagtccttcggataaggctgataagcacccacctttatctcccttgacatgcttccaaagacctaattggcaattagctttgcaaggccacacggagcacagagtcaaaacagagcttcacaatttaaactgaccagaatgaacaaagttgcttcttgcaaaggctcatgtgcctttctccttttttatgtcttatgggaggggccactcatctccaagccctattcccgagtcgttccttttgtcttaactgttcttgccttctggcagctctgcgcatgcgcgcactgggaacaggctccccctgttcctctgcctcactgatgttggactctggaggctccgaaggCAGCACTTaactcccagatagccctggcttcctgtctgcctccgacgcagagcccttgtccgagtcttccccagactccaggactggcccatgttcctccccagcctcctcactgcccTGATTCTGCAGACAGCTGAGCAGGCCgccggtggaccacaacaatactTTAAATACTTACGTaccttaaaagtaaaggtaaaagttccctttgcacatacgtgctagtcgatcCCGACTcccatgctcatctccatttcaaa
It encodes the following:
- the TAAR2 gene encoding trace amine-associated receptor 2 — encoded protein: MYLSLSGIIITTVFGNMAIIISITYFRQLHSPTNFLILSMAITDFLLGFFIMPYSMVRSVERCWRFGMTFCKIHYSFDLMLCLVSIFHLCSIAVDRFYAICYPLHYSHKITVPRIRQLILVCWSVPSSFAFGLGFSEAYASGIDIYEILVACSSSCPIIFNKLWGTVLFSFGFFIPASVIIGIYIKIFAVSKKHLRIMKSSGNKNSNQLSKSTDRKAAKTLSIVIGVYFFCWFPCLITILIDPFLDFSTPAVLFDGLNWLGYFNSSCNPLIYGFFYPWFRKALRYVLSGKIFQHFSTANLFPENKAVPLFGGRTGLDGEKQTQTQSIQDGVAVDAGIPVQSAATAADCWGRVTGPNGKGAQLGRSPGWTAVV